A single genomic interval of Peribacillus sp. FSL H8-0477 harbors:
- a CDS encoding FtsX-like permease family protein, with amino-acid sequence MNIVNKVTVRHMKQNKKRTLVTILGVIISAAMITAVATLSVSFMELMQRQTIANDGEWHVQYKNVNKDQLKAIKEDENTKSVILSNDLGYAKLEESQNENKPFLFIKEYSPQAFKEFPIQLSKGRWPKKANEVIISEEVAANAKVIHKMGDTITLNVGDRLSNENGEVLDQVYSLEVDNGEILEEFKPKKAVSYTVVGFMERPTWELAWAPGYTLIAYKDEQLMGENDTVHASVVLNKVTSSLYEHAEELAKTNKIESYTFHGELLRYYGVTNNDSLRTTLYSLIFIILAVIIIGSVSLIYNAFAISVSERTRHLGMLSSVGATKRQKRNSVFFEGFLIGLISIPLGVISGLIGIGITFLFINSVIQSALGVTEKLTVTVTPFSLLLASGVSALTIFISTLLPAIKASKISAIDSIRQSTDIKLTRKSVKTSKIVRRIFGIEAEFALKNLKRNKRRYQATIFSLVISILLFLVVSFYTTSLKKSVELNQSGLNYDIQVYMDSSNADQFVKPIVSLEDVTEFSEMKELSALSWVNQESMSDFLKEIAKNEQSIINDKYLYYMTIHSLKEDALKAYAKEVGVAYDRLVDAEKNGVILIDTMKYEEAGTNKKVETKTIYKKEGETLDLRYNDEDTGEEKELDQVEIAALTDKKPMGIVSTSYGELHVIVSEQVMNALIKKQANNSYQVSLFLNSDNPLKTQQEIEKMKVTGISIFNLFQNRQREEQMILLMSVFSYGFIVLITAISIANIFNTISTSISLRKREFAMLKSVGMTPKGFNKMIHYESVFYGIKSLLYGIPLSIIVMILIHRATQSSFTYSFTLPWASLLYCFAAVFVIVSSAMLYSSSKVKKENIIDGLKQESI; translated from the coding sequence ATGAACATTGTTAATAAAGTAACAGTAAGGCATATGAAACAAAATAAGAAAAGAACTCTTGTTACGATCTTGGGAGTGATTATATCTGCAGCCATGATCACTGCTGTCGCCACTCTTTCTGTCTCATTTATGGAATTGATGCAACGGCAGACAATAGCAAATGACGGGGAATGGCATGTACAATATAAAAATGTGAATAAGGATCAGCTTAAAGCAATAAAAGAGGATGAAAATACAAAATCGGTAATCCTTTCAAATGATCTTGGCTATGCAAAATTAGAAGAAAGCCAGAATGAAAATAAGCCATTTCTGTTTATTAAAGAATATAGTCCCCAGGCATTCAAAGAGTTTCCCATTCAATTAAGCAAAGGGAGATGGCCCAAAAAAGCTAATGAAGTAATCATATCTGAGGAAGTTGCCGCAAACGCTAAGGTTATTCATAAAATGGGTGACACGATCACATTAAATGTAGGTGACCGATTATCCAATGAGAATGGCGAAGTTTTGGACCAGGTATATTCCTTAGAAGTAGATAATGGAGAAATCCTGGAAGAATTTAAACCTAAAAAGGCTGTTAGTTATACGGTTGTTGGTTTCATGGAACGTCCAACTTGGGAACTGGCATGGGCACCGGGCTATACACTCATTGCTTATAAAGATGAGCAGCTGATGGGAGAAAATGATACAGTCCATGCTTCGGTTGTCCTGAATAAAGTCACCAGTTCTTTATATGAGCATGCAGAAGAATTAGCCAAAACGAATAAAATAGAATCCTATACCTTTCATGGTGAGTTATTACGCTATTATGGAGTAACGAATAATGATAGTTTACGGACAACTCTCTACTCATTAATCTTCATCATTTTGGCAGTCATTATCATAGGATCAGTTTCATTAATTTATAATGCGTTTGCGATTTCCGTTTCGGAACGAACTCGTCATTTAGGCATGCTTTCAAGTGTAGGTGCAACAAAACGTCAGAAAAGAAATTCAGTCTTTTTTGAAGGCTTTTTGATTGGTTTGATAAGTATCCCGCTTGGCGTTATCAGCGGATTAATTGGTATTGGGATCACCTTTTTGTTTATTAACTCGGTCATCCAGTCTGCATTAGGAGTCACGGAAAAGCTAACAGTAACAGTCACTCCGTTCTCACTTTTACTTGCTAGTGGTGTATCAGCACTGACCATTTTTATCTCAACACTTCTTCCGGCTATAAAGGCTTCTAAAATATCTGCTATCGATTCGATTCGGCAAAGTACCGATATTAAACTGACACGAAAATCAGTCAAAACGTCAAAAATCGTCCGCAGAATCTTTGGAATTGAAGCAGAATTTGCCTTAAAAAATTTAAAAAGAAACAAACGAAGATACCAAGCAACCATATTTTCACTTGTTATAAGTATACTTTTATTTTTAGTTGTTTCCTTTTACACAACCAGTTTAAAAAAATCGGTTGAACTGAACCAATCTGGTTTGAATTATGATATCCAGGTATATATGGATTCCTCTAATGCAGATCAATTTGTGAAACCGATTGTATCCCTTGAAGACGTAACAGAATTTAGTGAAATGAAGGAATTATCTGCTCTCTCTTGGGTTAATCAAGAGTCAATGTCAGATTTTTTAAAAGAAATAGCAAAAAATGAACAAAGTATCATTAACGATAAATATCTTTATTACATGACCATTCACTCTTTAAAAGAGGATGCCTTAAAAGCATATGCTAAAGAAGTTGGGGTAGCATATGACCGGCTGGTTGATGCAGAAAAAAATGGTGTCATTTTAATAGATACGATGAAATACGAGGAAGCGGGTACCAACAAAAAAGTAGAAACAAAGACAATTTATAAAAAAGAGGGTGAAACACTGGATTTACGATATAACGATGAGGATACAGGGGAAGAGAAAGAGTTAGATCAAGTGGAAATTGCTGCATTAACTGATAAAAAACCAATGGGAATTGTTTCAACATCATATGGTGAATTACATGTTATCGTCTCCGAACAAGTAATGAACGCGCTTATTAAAAAGCAAGCCAACAATAGTTATCAGGTGTCACTTTTTCTAAATAGTGACAATCCTCTAAAAACGCAGCAGGAAATTGAAAAAATGAAAGTAACTGGTATATCTATATTTAATTTGTTCCAAAATAGACAACGAGAAGAGCAAATGATTTTGTTAATGTCGGTATTTTCTTATGGGTTTATTGTCCTCATTACCGCGATATCGATTGCGAATATATTCAATACGATTTCAACAAGTATCTCACTGCGTAAACGTGAATTTGCGATGTTAAAATCTGTAGGCATGACACCAAAAGGCTTTAATAAAATGATTCACTATGAAAGTGTGTTCTATGGCATCAAATCCCTGCTTTATGGAATCCCTCTTAGTATCATCGTGATGATCCTAATCCATCGAGCAACACAAAGTAGTTTTACTTATTCTTTCACACTGCCATGGGCAAGTTTACTCTATTGCTTTGCAGCCGTATTTGTCATCGTCAGTTCAGCTATGCTCTATTCCAGCTCAAAAGTAAAAAAAGAAAATATCATCGATGGATTAAAACAAGAAAGTATTTAG
- a CDS encoding amidase family protein — translation MEIKFNDFFKEELTIHQIQHAMENGEITSKELIMFYLYRIAKYDQGGIKLNSILEINPEAIFIAEGLDQERKISGARGPLHGIPVLLKDNIETNDFMHTSAGTLALENHLSPRDAFLVEKLRKAGAVILGKSNMTELANGMSSEMWAGYSARGGQVVNPYGDSNLFVGGSSSGSAVAVAANLTVLSVGTETDASILSPAVTNSVVGIKPTVGLISRKGMIPFTYSQDTAGPIARTVTDAAILLSALTGVDKNDAATYKSVGRIEQDYTKYLDSKGLSGAKIGVFRKGPVEFYKSAEYDDQLFEDVINVLKREGAKVNEEIDIPSFHREWSWDVSMFELKHSLENYLTELPPQLPVHSLTELIQFNKSRAGEALKYGQDKLEKREHFPNTLRNPEYINARLEDLYFSQEQGIDLALKTYNLDAILFPAYIGSTISAKAGYPSIALPAGYKKNGRPFGVTMAGTAFSEGMLIKLGFAFEQAANLRRSPNI, via the coding sequence ATGGAAATTAAATTTAACGATTTTTTCAAAGAGGAATTGACGATTCACCAAATACAGCATGCGATGGAAAACGGGGAGATTACTTCAAAAGAGCTGATCATGTTTTATCTATATCGCATAGCTAAGTACGATCAGGGTGGAATCAAACTAAATTCTATTCTGGAGATAAATCCCGAAGCTATTTTTATTGCCGAAGGATTAGATCAAGAACGGAAAATATCCGGTGCTAGAGGACCGTTACATGGTATTCCAGTTCTGTTGAAAGATAATATTGAAACAAATGATTTTATGCATACGAGCGCAGGTACTCTTGCCCTTGAAAATCATTTGAGCCCTAGAGATGCCTTCTTAGTGGAAAAATTGCGTAAAGCTGGTGCTGTTATTTTAGGAAAAAGCAATATGACAGAACTAGCCAATGGGATGTCATCTGAAATGTGGGCGGGGTACAGTGCAAGAGGCGGACAGGTAGTGAATCCGTATGGAGATAGCAATTTATTTGTTGGAGGATCAAGTTCAGGCTCTGCAGTAGCCGTTGCGGCAAATCTAACTGTTTTATCTGTAGGAACAGAAACAGATGCTTCTATTTTAAGTCCAGCTGTTACGAATTCTGTGGTTGGGATCAAACCAACTGTGGGGTTAATCAGCCGTAAGGGAATGATCCCCTTTACCTATTCACAGGATACGGCAGGACCAATCGCACGAACTGTAACAGATGCAGCAATCTTATTAAGTGCATTAACGGGTGTAGATAAAAATGATGCTGCTACATATAAAAGTGTAGGAAGAATAGAGCAGGATTATACAAAGTATTTGGATTCTAAGGGATTATCAGGTGCTAAGATCGGTGTATTTAGGAAAGGGCCAGTTGAGTTTTATAAATCAGCTGAATACGACGATCAACTGTTTGAGGATGTGATCAATGTACTAAAAAGGGAGGGAGCTAAAGTGAACGAAGAAATAGATATTCCTTCTTTTCACCGAGAATGGAGTTGGGATGTTTCTATGTTTGAATTAAAACACAGCTTAGAGAACTATCTAACAGAATTACCACCGCAGCTGCCTGTCCATTCTCTTACAGAATTAATTCAGTTTAATAAAAGTAGAGCAGGAGAAGCCCTAAAGTACGGTCAAGATAAATTGGAAAAGCGAGAGCACTTTCCCAATACATTACGAAATCCTGAATACATAAACGCAAGATTAGAAGATTTATATTTTTCTCAAGAACAAGGAATTGATTTAGCCTTAAAAACATATAACCTTGATGCCATTCTATTTCCAGCCTATATTGGCTCAACAATCTCTGCCAAGGCTGGATATCCATCAATCGCCCTACCAGCAGGCTATAAGAAAAACGGCCGGCCTTTTGGTGTGACCATGGCAGGTACGGCATTTAGTGAAGGGATGTTAATCAAGCTTGGGTTTGCATTTGAACAGGCTGCCAATCTGCGAAGGAGTCCTAACATATAA
- a CDS encoding GntR family transcriptional regulator, protein MNSHFNTREPVYIQVVRYFKEQIATGRIVAGEEIPSRRELAATLNINPNTAQKAYKEMEEQGLIHTERNFPSKITTDERILKSIRQELIFAAVESFVETIRPINVPIEELLQVVTEKYINEGKQGETND, encoded by the coding sequence TTGAACAGTCATTTTAATACAAGAGAGCCTGTATATATACAGGTGGTTCGGTACTTCAAGGAACAAATTGCAACAGGCAGGATCGTGGCTGGTGAAGAAATTCCTTCCCGTAGAGAGCTGGCAGCAACACTGAATATTAACCCGAATACTGCTCAAAAAGCGTATAAAGAAATGGAGGAACAGGGATTGATCCATACAGAACGGAATTTCCCGAGCAAAATCACAACCGATGAAAGGATATTGAAGTCGATTAGACAGGAACTAATTTTTGCAGCCGTTGAGTCCTTTGTTGAGACAATTCGACCGATCAATGTACCAATTGAAGAACTCCTTCAAGTGGTTACAGAAAAATATATAAATGAAGGAAAGCAGGGGGAGACCAATGATTGA
- a CDS encoding ABC transporter ATP-binding protein — protein MEMLRIENLSKIYGKGDTAVKALDDVSFSVKKGEFVAIIGPSGSGKSTLLHMLGGVDQPTSGKVFIENTDIYSLKETQLAIFRRRQIGLIYQFYNLIPVLTVEENITLPLLLDEHKVDKKQFSHIVEILNLENRLNHLPNQLSGGQQQRVSIGRALISNPAIMLADEPTGNLDSQNSGEIIELLKMFNKTYNQTLIIITHDERIALQADRVLTIKDGRIASDEVIRT, from the coding sequence ATGGAGATGTTGCGAATAGAAAATCTGTCTAAAATTTATGGGAAAGGCGATACGGCGGTAAAGGCGCTTGATGATGTTTCGTTTTCAGTGAAAAAAGGGGAGTTTGTAGCGATTATTGGTCCGTCTGGATCTGGTAAATCAACTCTTTTACACATGCTAGGCGGTGTAGATCAACCAACTAGCGGAAAAGTTTTTATTGAAAATACCGATATCTACAGTCTAAAAGAAACACAACTAGCCATTTTCAGACGCAGACAAATCGGGTTAATCTATCAGTTTTATAATTTAATTCCGGTTTTAACAGTTGAGGAGAATATAACGCTACCTTTACTGTTAGATGAGCATAAGGTAGATAAAAAACAATTCAGCCATATCGTCGAGATCCTAAATTTAGAAAATCGATTAAATCATTTACCCAACCAGCTTTCAGGAGGACAGCAGCAAAGAGTGTCGATTGGGAGAGCGCTGATTAGTAACCCAGCGATTATGCTGGCAGATGAGCCGACGGGAAATCTAGATAGCCAGAATAGCGGAGAAATTATAGAACTATTAAAAATGTTTAATAAAACATATAATCAAACATTAATTATCATTACTCACGATGAACGGATCGCTCTCCAAGCTGATCGAGTTCTTACCATAAAGGATGGAAGGATTGCTAGTGATGAGGTGATTCGTACATGA
- a CDS encoding serine hydrolase domain-containing protein has translation MKKYVLLFTISFLALLAPEEAMAGQKVKETLDTYIETFLADNRIPGASVGISHHDEIFYANAWGITGEGKKAVTTETPFLIGSISKAFTGLAVLKLVEEDGLVLDDPIVKHLPWFTLNDQEDASQITIRQLLTHTSGLSRSNGLLIADRGNEENNTIKKGIKKLANVKLTEKPGEIYQYSDANYLILGTLIEHISGLSFSEYLKQHIFLPLDMNQAGADRPTVYENGYAAGYQSWFGMPIKSQVPYDNGGSPYGYMAASTEDLLKFLTVFNSGDEQSDILSNESMKAYLSPLSQLNDKFYGFGWRFSNIEQEDKSIWHAGSTPDSRAEVFMYPETKWSGVILTNKNHILEEEQLVHLKEGIIRIINGHPPEKISKSRPIVQLLLGFIVCLLFILSCWLFGNLKKRNRKTSALRYRIFGILCLTLSICLIPLFVMIVQAPWHSVTVFAADLVLVLKVLVFLLALNGSLLISNSFVKVM, from the coding sequence ATGAAAAAATATGTTCTTCTCTTTACAATAAGCTTCCTTGCTTTACTGGCCCCTGAAGAAGCAATGGCAGGGCAAAAGGTAAAAGAGACACTGGATACATATATTGAAACATTCTTAGCTGATAATCGAATTCCAGGTGCATCTGTTGGAATTTCTCATCATGATGAAATTTTTTATGCCAATGCATGGGGGATAACAGGGGAAGGAAAGAAGGCAGTCACAACAGAAACGCCTTTTTTAATTGGTTCCATTAGTAAGGCATTTACAGGATTAGCAGTATTGAAACTAGTAGAAGAAGATGGGCTTGTACTTGATGATCCTATTGTAAAGCATCTTCCATGGTTTACTCTCAACGATCAAGAAGATGCTTCACAGATCACGATTAGACAGCTCCTTACCCATACCAGCGGTCTGAGCCGTTCCAATGGCTTATTAATCGCGGACAGAGGAAACGAAGAAAATAATACAATTAAAAAGGGTATTAAAAAACTAGCAAATGTTAAACTGACTGAAAAGCCTGGAGAAATCTATCAATATAGCGATGCAAACTATTTAATTCTTGGGACTCTTATTGAACATATTTCAGGGTTATCCTTTTCTGAATACCTAAAACAGCATATTTTTCTCCCATTAGACATGAATCAAGCAGGTGCTGATCGTCCTACCGTGTATGAAAATGGGTATGCAGCGGGCTACCAGTCTTGGTTTGGCATGCCGATTAAAAGTCAAGTACCTTATGATAACGGAGGTTCTCCATACGGGTATATGGCTGCTAGTACAGAAGATCTGTTGAAATTTCTTACGGTGTTTAATTCAGGGGATGAACAAAGTGATATCCTCAGCAATGAGTCTATGAAGGCTTATTTATCTCCGCTTAGTCAATTAAATGATAAGTTTTACGGTTTTGGCTGGAGGTTTTCTAATATAGAACAGGAAGACAAAAGTATTTGGCATGCTGGATCGACACCTGATTCACGCGCAGAAGTATTTATGTATCCTGAAACCAAGTGGAGCGGGGTTATTTTAACCAATAAAAATCATATTCTCGAGGAGGAACAGCTTGTTCATTTAAAAGAAGGAATCATTCGGATTATTAATGGACATCCTCCAGAAAAAATATCAAAAAGCAGACCCATTGTTCAACTGCTTTTAGGCTTCATCGTTTGTTTACTTTTTATATTATCTTGCTGGTTATTTGGGAACCTAAAAAAAAGAAATCGAAAGACTTCTGCACTACGCTATAGGATTTTCGGTATCCTTTGCTTAACGTTATCTATTTGTCTTATCCCACTGTTTGTCATGATTGTTCAGGCCCCTTGGCATTCAGTAACAGTCTTTGCAGCAGATCTTGTTCTCGTTTTGAAGGTGCTTGTCTTCTTATTAGCTTTAAATGGCTCGCTGCTGATAAGTAATAGTTTTGTCAAAGTCATGTAG
- a CDS encoding sensor histidine kinase, which translates to MLRNLEFRILLLIMFCITFAAAIVAALFLSLEAAVLIISTSVALITCSVLFTRWRYREIEKLSGYLRQISGGNYALDIRDNHEGELSILKSDIYKMTLMLSEQKEYLQNDKLLLNNAISDISHQLKTPLTSMMVMADLLSNPELPFEKRVEFTRNISNQLERIDWLVASLLKLSKLDAGTVTFRENVIPIERLIQKSVEAVSIPMDIKDQTLLIEGEESVTFIGDLNWTAEAIINILKNCVEHTQKGGLITISISKNVLFTEILITDNGKGISKEDLPNIFNRFYKGKNASEDSIGIGLALAKSIVKSQNGDIEVTSKQGKGTQFLIKFYPKPVK; encoded by the coding sequence ATGTTACGTAATTTAGAATTTCGAATTCTCTTACTCATTATGTTCTGTATTACGTTTGCGGCAGCAATTGTTGCTGCTCTTTTTTTATCGTTGGAAGCGGCTGTATTGATTATAAGTACATCAGTAGCCTTAATCACCTGTAGTGTCCTGTTTACGAGATGGAGATATAGAGAAATAGAAAAGTTGTCAGGTTATTTGCGTCAAATTAGTGGTGGGAATTATGCACTGGATATTCGTGATAATCATGAAGGGGAGCTTAGTATTTTGAAGAGCGACATCTATAAGATGACCCTGATGCTGTCAGAGCAAAAAGAATATTTACAAAACGATAAATTACTTCTAAACAACGCTATATCAGATATCTCTCATCAGCTCAAGACTCCCTTGACATCGATGATGGTAATGGCTGACTTGTTGAGTAATCCAGAACTCCCATTTGAGAAAAGAGTGGAATTCACAAGGAATATTAGCAATCAGCTCGAACGGATAGACTGGCTCGTTGCGTCTTTGCTAAAGCTTTCGAAACTTGACGCAGGTACCGTGACGTTTAGAGAAAATGTTATACCGATTGAAAGACTCATTCAAAAATCCGTAGAGGCTGTTTCCATCCCAATGGACATTAAAGATCAGACCCTTTTAATAGAAGGAGAAGAAAGTGTCACTTTTATAGGGGATCTTAATTGGACAGCTGAAGCGATTATTAATATCTTAAAAAACTGTGTAGAGCATACGCAAAAGGGTGGACTTATTACGATTTCTATATCAAAAAACGTATTATTTACGGAAATACTCATTACGGATAATGGGAAAGGGATTTCCAAAGAAGACCTCCCTAATATTTTTAATCGTTTTTATAAAGGAAAGAACGCAAGCGAGGATAGTATTGGAATTGGACTGGCATTGGCCAAAAGTATTGTTAAAAGCCAAAACGGAGATATTGAGGTGACCAGCAAACAGGGGAAAGGAACACAGTTTTTAATTAAATTTTATCCTAAACCGGTAAAGTGA
- a CDS encoding DUF6944 family repetitive protein, translating into MTIRGEDLLITGAWALLIGAIVDTVGQTQQTLTSSDLGKDLVIKGNEIEAFGNALQAIGRTKLLASPAELPAIFTIFGSWIEGAGNTANAIGVNIEKNVDEDEGLKIDALGSGIQGLGSAFEAVGAYIATDSSFRSLNITANSLVTLGSFIESTGDIFLLQDKIKAGEYLLLIGSWIQLFGIIILLVAITLEVETISVR; encoded by the coding sequence ATGACTATTCGCGGCGAAGACCTCCTTATTACAGGAGCATGGGCACTCCTTATAGGTGCTATTGTTGATACAGTTGGGCAGACTCAGCAAACGTTAACGAGTTCAGATTTAGGCAAGGATTTAGTCATCAAAGGAAATGAAATCGAAGCCTTTGGAAATGCTCTGCAAGCTATTGGAAGAACGAAATTACTGGCATCCCCAGCGGAATTACCTGCTATTTTCACGATTTTCGGGAGTTGGATTGAAGGTGCTGGTAATACAGCGAATGCGATTGGTGTAAATATTGAAAAGAATGTCGATGAGGATGAAGGCTTAAAAATTGATGCCCTAGGAAGCGGAATACAAGGTCTTGGATCAGCCTTTGAAGCAGTTGGCGCCTATATAGCAACAGACTCATCCTTTCGATCACTCAATATTACTGCTAATAGTCTCGTTACGTTAGGTTCTTTTATAGAGTCCACAGGGGATATCTTTCTTCTTCAAGATAAAATCAAAGCCGGTGAATACCTTTTATTAATTGGAAGCTGGATACAATTATTTGGCATCATCATTTTACTCGTTGCAATTACTCTTGAGGTCGAAACGATAAGCGTTAGGTAG
- a CDS encoding GNAT family N-acetyltransferase, which yields MYQYFNGLVLREGTEGVPADYVEALFEDAGWARNTPSWQKEKFSLLFSNSTWAFTVWDNDKMIGMIRVISDKIMAANIMDLVVLSDYRGKGIGKKLVELCLQKLPHGDWFAHTSANNFKFYETCGFEVKDLSQNGTCAYYGYIQARKDGHRLR from the coding sequence ATGTATCAATATTTTAATGGGTTAGTACTTAGGGAAGGCACTGAAGGGGTACCCGCTGACTATGTTGAAGCTCTTTTTGAGGATGCTGGCTGGGCTAGAAATACTCCATCCTGGCAGAAAGAAAAGTTTTCTTTACTATTCAGTAACTCTACTTGGGCATTTACTGTTTGGGATAATGACAAAATGATCGGAATGATAAGAGTTATCTCAGACAAAATAATGGCTGCAAATATAATGGATTTGGTTGTTTTATCTGATTATCGTGGTAAAGGAATAGGAAAAAAACTTGTAGAGCTATGTCTTCAAAAGCTACCGCACGGAGATTGGTTTGCTCACACTTCGGCTAATAATTTCAAATTCTACGAGACGTGCGGATTCGAAGTAAAAGATTTATCGCAAAATGGAACCTGTGCATATTACGGTTACATTCAAGCACGTAAAGATGGACATAGGTTAAGGTAA
- a CDS encoding response regulator transcription factor has product MKILLVEDDKTIASGIEYSLQQESFSTVLCYDVEAAKEIIVEQIDQLGLCLFDISLPDGSGYDLCKLVKERSDIPVIFLTAIDDEVNVVMGLDMGADDYITKPFRIRELLSRIKSVLRRYHKQPAANNVINIGNVRINTLSGKVHKNDEEVLLTALEYRLLLVFANHLGQVLSRNQLLEQIWDVAGDFVNDNTLTVYIKRLREKLEDNPQNPTMIITVRGLGYKVGEQHVT; this is encoded by the coding sequence ATGAAGATTTTGTTAGTTGAAGATGATAAAACGATAGCCTCGGGAATTGAGTATTCGTTGCAGCAAGAATCCTTTTCTACGGTTTTATGCTATGACGTTGAGGCAGCAAAAGAAATAATAGTAGAACAAATAGATCAGTTGGGGCTGTGTTTATTTGATATCTCTTTGCCAGATGGGAGCGGATACGACCTATGTAAATTGGTGAAAGAGCGTAGTGATATTCCCGTGATTTTCTTAACGGCGATTGATGATGAGGTAAATGTGGTCATGGGTCTTGATATGGGTGCTGATGATTATATTACTAAACCTTTTCGTATTCGCGAGCTTTTGTCACGGATAAAATCAGTTTTAAGACGATATCATAAACAACCTGCAGCAAATAATGTAATAAACATAGGAAACGTGCGGATTAATACGTTGTCAGGAAAAGTACATAAAAATGATGAAGAAGTTTTATTGACGGCATTAGAGTATCGTTTATTGCTTGTCTTTGCTAATCATCTTGGTCAGGTTCTCTCAAGAAATCAGTTATTGGAACAGATTTGGGATGTGGCAGGTGACTTCGTTAACGATAATACATTAACCGTATATATAAAAAGATTACGAGAGAAACTAGAAGATAATCCACAAAATCCAACTATGATTATAACCGTTCGTGGATTAGGTTATAAGGTAGGTGAACAACATGTTACGTAA
- a CDS encoding ABC transporter ATP-binding protein: MIEVKQISKKFGRKTILDGVSFTANKGEITCLIGINGVGKTTTLKAIMGLTPYSGDILIDNEKLTKHTYEKITFIPDAAIMLPQMSIKQAMEFMSDFYTVWNQDRADQMLEFFKLKLETRISELSKGNVAKVNLLMGLALDVDYILMDEPFSGIDMFSREQIAEVFTSHLIEDRGVLITTHEISDIEHLIDKVVILDNGKVLKEFHTEDMRENEGKNVIDVMREVYRA; this comes from the coding sequence ATGATTGAAGTTAAGCAGATCAGTAAGAAATTTGGTCGAAAGACAATCCTAGATGGTGTTTCTTTTACAGCAAATAAAGGAGAAATCACCTGTTTAATTGGCATAAATGGGGTTGGTAAAACAACTACACTCAAGGCGATTATGGGATTGACCCCCTATAGCGGCGACATTCTCATCGACAATGAAAAATTAACGAAACATACATACGAAAAAATCACCTTCATTCCAGATGCGGCGATTATGTTACCGCAAATGTCGATTAAACAAGCGATGGAGTTTATGAGTGATTTTTATACAGTGTGGAACCAAGATCGAGCGGATCAAATGCTAGAGTTTTTCAAACTCAAGTTAGAAACGCGCATTTCAGAATTATCAAAAGGGAACGTAGCCAAGGTTAATTTACTAATGGGCCTGGCTTTAGATGTTGACTATATATTAATGGATGAACCATTTTCAGGAATCGATATGTTCAGTAGAGAACAAATTGCTGAAGTATTTACCAGTCATTTGATTGAGGACAGGGGAGTACTCATTACCACACACGAAATCAGTGACATTGAGCATTTAATCGATAAAGTCGTGATATTGGATAATGGCAAAGTTCTTAAAGAGTTCCACACAGAAGACATGCGTGAGAATGAAGGGAAAAATGTCATCGATGTAATGAGAGAGGTGTATCGAGCATGA